ATGTcaatgtgggaaacagagcgttttcacgggtgcgggacgggctgcctctctgagcagcacaacaacgaggaaagctcaaacacacaggcacgaaggaaaaaaaacccttgggggtgtttttggtgagtataTAGCTATAGAACAAGGTTAAGACATGCAAAaactgaattttgcatgatacagccccttcaaACACATCTGTTTTCTAAAGTAATGCATTAGTTACTTGACCAAGTAATtagttattttcaaaatattataactcagttactttgttgaaggagtaactagtaactataactgctgactttttaaaagtaacttgcccattTGACATCCCAGTTTACAATGCAGGACTGAGCTGTGCTCTGTGTAcaagttgaaaatgtgctggttgttgttttggtggggTGTTGTTGTACAATGTACACATTGTTTGATTAGGATGTGGTGCTTGactgttcaaaaaaaagaaaaaaaaaagtaaccctcccaacacTGACGAAGAGTGGACTCTTGGTCCGGACTGCGTTTGAACTGACTGTTCTTCCtcgtggccaccagggggcgcagcaaaccaaagcagcccagcagtgactgtatgaagagcagctgcttccagctgatccagctcctggacagttcacctgtatggagcacagctcctccttcagggactgcttcctggacgcttgtccacactgaccacagcaacaaccgctgctgggagcaactgaggctgagcgcagagctcagcaggtaatcacattactcagagtattgagtgtttgtggagagtgagagttgtcagaacactgagtggatgacacactgtgtttgtccttgtctttatttctggtTACTGGTCTAAAACTAATGTAAACTACTCTGATACAtaactttgtcttcactgtttcagtcGTTAGAGGAAGTTAGTAACTACTTCTTTTTGACAGGCAACTTGTAACTGTaccggattacatttttaacgtAACCCTCCAAACGCTGATGAACACAGAACAGAACGTCAACCAGGGGAAGCAGTAGAACCTCAGACGAATCAGGAAAAGCTCAGGGGAAAAACAGAAGCTCAGAGAAATCAACagaacctcagaggaaacagtagaaGCTCGAAGTATACattcaaaacacagaggaaagagtAGAAACTCGTACAAGACGATAGAACCTCAGAGGAATTGATAGAAACTcaggaaacagtagaaactcagctcagctccagcagttgaggtattttcatcctcacatctttgtggatttgaggtttttttctgacacgattttgttggagaccaatcagctgatctctagtttgaggaacaaactgaagcagcagagaagcagcaggaaattaatctgctgttaaaccaggaaggaaagattcattttttaaagtcaacaaaacatacctgagcaggtgagtttcagggtgAGAGAGGATCTCCATGAttccacacagctccacagatcagatccagatgGAACACATCCTGAGAGGATTCCCCAAATAGATTGATATGACACATCAGTTGtttgtacagaaacagcagagccacagttcagatgttcacagatgagagctgctctCTTCAGGGTAAAGTCATAGACCAccacaggtctctgttcaccaagatatttcagctccagacttcctgcacagcgactggctcctcccaccaacctgacctcatcccctgaacccagagcagagagagaagagagagaggatggagtgagagtgaagagaagagcagtggaagctgcagctcctcttctacctgagcaggtgagtccagcagctttaccaggtgagcagctgcttctagctgagcctgagcttctacagtccagcagagcagactcatggcctccacactggaactctgggctccacctgggagtctgcacgtctccatagagcgccccctgcaggactgaaggagccccgcagcccagctcccgacacaccacctgtgcatcctgcaggtccaggtctgcttcacacactgaggaccaggtctggtcagacgggttagtcttcacctgcagtctgcctgaacagcgactggatccattcagcagccgcaccccgTCTGAACACCAGGGATGGGGAGGAACGCAGTACATGTGACACAGTTACGTTAATAGGATACAAAAGCAGTGTAACTGTAATCTTTTACTATACATTAAAcatttgtaatctcattacaggtatatctgataaaaacatggattactgaTCAGGATTACACTTGAAAATCAGATTGAATAATCCAGACATATGAGCTGTCCagactttacagcacaaaccatGACACTACCAGAGATAcataaagagtagaggccatagaCATATAGCGAGCCTTGATGGGAGTAACTGTTATTCTGTCTCCAGTGGTTCGgttcatttcttcaaacagaaatgaccttTTCAAACCTCTAAGTTCATTTGGCAAAACAGTCTGACAGTTCAGCACAACACTAGATTAAtgtagcatttcctgtttgtcactttttcggtcaagtgttcatttatttcattaatcatatgtttagttttgtaataaataactgaacatgcaCCTTAAAGCGAACCCCGATTAAAACGTCTATTAGCTCTACAAATGTTGTCACTGATGTCTACACTTAAAATACGCTgttagaaaagtataaacataatgcataaGTTAATAAATGCCACTTGTTTATAAGATTATTATTTACATGGTTGCGGCCATGTTTTGGccgcgcaatgcattctgggagtgatgacgtcTGGTCTGTTCGCCGAGCAAAGCCACAAACCACTCACGAAGTACTTCTCTCGTCAgctacaactgaacaaaatgccacattgcgtcgcttttggatgtaattttgaaaacaagggaaTAAAAGGAAGTGTGGTGAGCATCCACAGCTTTCCTAcggagagaaaattaagaaaagagtgggaagatgcctgtgggagagttcagctcccCAAGTATCCATACCTGTGCTCAGAAATCACGTTaattgcataaaataataatattctaacattaattcacaaaacaaatgttactattttcagattgtttaatacaattaaaggttaaaaaaataagtcatttaaaagagccgcaGATCTGCCGACGCACTGAATCAAACCcgcctctgacagaaagttgttgcatctgagattattcatgaagagagtAAGCAACGGGCGAATaaaacatgtctaaaagacagttaaatttactgtcattttttacaaagaaggaaggggaacgcgatgatgactcaaaacgagtctgaataacaccagcaagtgacACCGAGCCgaaacagggaggagggggagaatccggacatggccgtgatgtggagtgttttggactgttaaatatggtaAGAACACTGTTATTAGGCCGCCGTGccacattttaaatgataacagaaGATTTGTGTGATCCATTGTAAGCTCTGGCAGCTCCTGCTGTGcatctcagtcagctgttagcttagctgttagccaccgacgagctagctggctttgaacgattcctccGTGCTCCAACATCAGTGGACGGGACGtgatctcaacttctgagacggtggaaagaagatttaaacgctgagcgtctcggacagaatGGGAAAAATTACgaacagttcagttctgagaggaaggatctgagcggcgtagcggtggcttggagagaacgagggaaataTTTTTGTGGTAGgttaatttctgggtttagcgtggctgtttactgttctgttggtgttttatcttcatcttcagGGATcattgtgttgctctcaggacTGAGGGAGCTGTAGCTGACAGtcccaaaaaaacccaaacaaacattGGCCAGATGCCAAATCAAGTTGCAGACCCCTGCcctataataataatgatggtaaATAATTGCCAGAACTTTTATACCATGGTTGCTATTTGAAATTTAGGCTTGTAAGTCTCACAGCATGGTGCATGAGcatttgcgtgttttcagcactgttttctgttttttttttttcagcactgttttctgtATGCGTTCCGGTACCTTATGATTTACGAATTAAGCACTAGATATTTTACTCTTGGTTAGATAAAATACTTCCCTGTTGGTGATTAGGCTTATGTTGGGTAGATCGGTACTGAATCATCATGAAGGCTGGCCGGGGCCCACAACACGTCCGGGTttatgcagacagcctgaaagtttggatgcgctgtgatacaggggagatctatggtaaagtagagagagcagccatctccgtttgtcatttttgtgttaataATGTTAACTGTGACgatataaagtaaataagtaccatgaacagtgacagaaagaaaattgaggtctttgcagcagacgctctctctcGGTCGCCACTGAGAGGCAGCATCCACAAAGGCACCAGCGGCTGTGGCCGACTTGCTCTTCCTCTTGATAGCGACCATTTTTATCGTCATCTCCtttgttactttcattttcgtcctcgctctgtatttgGTTTCGTGTTGGTTCGAATTGAAAGGATTGAACACCCATGCTTATAAAGCTGCGAACAGATCACTccaaaaaacactgctgagaggtgaaacaactttgtgatgtcactacccagaatgctttgcaacgtGCACAAGAATGGCGGCCTCCGtgcgaaataaactttgttaaaaatAGAtaactgaatatatatatatatatatatatatatatatatatatatatatatatatatttaaattattcataactatgttactgacagcaagctgaaccacatagagcaaatttatcattatAGTCGAGGTTCATTTTAAAGTTCCAGTAAGATTGGATCCACattctttgacacatttaaagatGCATTAAAGAGTTTagaacaataaaaatattttccaccatgaatatgtcacaaatattcagtgatgtgtagaatgtccctgacatattcaatgcaagtaccgctaacagttCTAACTTGTCACTGGAATAGTTACAGTGGCGGTCCGGCAATTTGTGTTTCTTGGGgaaatttgagaggatgtgacgtaatgcgcctccagCTGGCCTGACTCGCTTAGCTTccgttttgtctgccattactccgccagatgcttagcgagcaacaactgagcaggatgaggatggatcttccagaaagtaagaaaagaccggcttctggcactgccacagctccagcacagacccaccaggcagaagaacctTAAAGGTTACTGCAGTGCTGCTaacagagcgaggaaggaggctgaCCAAAAGTACTTACTTCAGTTGAAGCCATTCTTGTGAATCAATCACCTCTTCTGCATGCTAAGGCTGCtaatgcaggtttttttcccctcttccgtgcacgtacatgcacgcaagccacaggcaccagcgtttcactgagctgcagttacgcccaaggcctgaaggggccgctgtttcacatgaaacatgcaaactcctcaatgcacctttaaacacatttgttttctgaagtaatgcaaaagttatttttctaagtaattagttattttcaaaatattataaCTCGGTTACTTTattgaagaagtaactagtaactataactactGGGTTTGAATCGGCCAAATCTTCAGTGGTACTACTGGGCGGCTCAAATACGAGCCTCAATGTTCTATTTTGACAGGAATCGTCCGCCAGCTTGGGTTCTAATGGAAACACATCTCCTAAATATTCCTCCAAACCTTTATATGAATTCGGCTAATAAACGTAAACTtcttaaaaacactaaaaagccATTTCTCAGAAATGCCTTGTCAGTTTGGCATACTTCTCTTGCATATTTGGGAGAGGTTGCTGAACTTTCCCAGTTCTCCTCAGTCTATGGCAATGATGATTTTGTTCCCGGCAGAACAGACTTGGGATTTCAAATTTGGGCATCGCAAAGATGTCAGACTTATATGATGAAAACGAAACCCTTATGTCTTTTGAACAGTTGAAAgcaaattacaatttttttaaatacctgcAGCTTAGAAATTTCATTCTTTCCCGGCAGAAAAACAATCTCACGCTCCCAACTTTAACTACTCTTGAAGACTGTGCTTTGAGGGGGTTACACTCTAAAGCAGGGGTCACTAACTGGCGGACCGcggtccggatccggacccaGACGCCATCCAATACGGACCCGGACTTATATTGAGCGGAGCGGAGCACGGCGTGCTGAGTAGTACGGCGTGCGACACGCGGATCGGTGCGGCGGCGCGCAGAACGGTgcggcacggtgcctgcatgcggtgcccgtccatgcttcacatgtccgcgtagGTGCGCGTTGCAcattggtccgcgtgacgtaaaaatcatcatgaattcctgtccgctagggtcccgCGGagcgatccgcggacgtccgcgcagcagccagattttgagaccgcgttgcgcgcagctCGTGGcggtgtacgcatgcgccagaccgctacagcaaaccaaacatgacggtaaaagtgaaagtagacggagctccagcctgatggctccacttaaagacaccaaaagagtgaaaaactcgtgaaAAGAGAGatcagactctgtctggagggaggagaagatccgcagacagaagtgaaaaagtaacaaatcgctccggcgccgcccccacgattcagaaacaggaaaaaaaaaagctaaataaactttaatacttaatgataatgtactgacaatgtaagtgcttaattttctctaaataatctgtaataaagaagcagataaacagtctgtagtgccggaaaaccttcgaggctgcgtggatcagtgTTCCTGCATTGAACATTGCGCACAGCTGGGCTCAAAATGTAGTCTGGGAGAGATATGGGAGAAAGCCCGTGCACATCAGTGgtgcgcggacactccaaagcggacactccaaagcggacgcggaaacgcgtacatgtgaagcatggaccagcctatGGGTTGGGGAggcgcggtgcctgcatgctgcgtcggcatccgtgagtggggtgctggatgccccccccaaccccccaaccctgggcccggcACAACAGACCCATTTGTCCCCCGCTGTCGCCGGGCCTGGAGCCCAGTATGATCAGTCCACCAGAGTCCTGACAGTCACTGCCCGCCCAGCAACGTGCAAATGAATGTTCCCTCAGAGTTGCTTGGATTTTGGGgcaccacaaaaaaacatttagtgaTGGGAGGTTGTCAAGGAGTGCATGAATTCAGTTGATTTGATAGTCAGCTATTGATGACATGCAGACGCTCATAGAACTACTAGGTTACATCAGCATATATCACACTAATTCAGTTAGACATTATGATGTTCCGGACCTTTGCTTTAACAAAATATCCCTGACCGGACCTCTGTGAATTGTAGTTCCATACCCCTGCTCTAAAGCCCAGGTTTAAATTCTGTATCGGACCTTTGTAAGCAAATCCAAAGAATCATCTACTCAGTCTCTTCAAGCATGGAGACAGGATTTATCTGAAGGAGTAACGGGGGAAGAATGGTCACAAGCTTGCTTATTAGCTCAGACCCAATCTATTCATACAAATTCAAAATTGTTACAATTTAAATGGTTGAGCAGGTTATACATAACACCTGTTAAACTACACCGATTTAACCCCTGCATACCCgatttctgtgtgaaatgtggggaTCAGAAAGGCACACTTTTTCACTGCATGTGGGAGTGTCAGCATGTTTTATCTTTCTGGGGAAAAGTGTGAAATCTTGTGAGTGAAATTATAGGCAGGAAAATTCCTCTATTTCCTAAAATGTGTCTGTTGAATTAATATTTATCCAAAAGAAGTTGTAGTTtctaaaaaagtgaaatctttGCTCAATACATGTTTACTAGAGGCTAAAAGGTGCATCGCTTTGTCATGGAAATCAGAGACTGTTTGTCCAGCTTCACAGTGGCTGAAGGGACTGACTTTCTATCTTACTTTGGAAAAAATAAGCTGCACAGCAAAGAACAGACTTGACAAGTTTCAGGAAATATGGAGTCTTTTCTATAAATTTCTTGAGAAAAATAACATATCAgttgatggctggatggatgactgcTGATTTTCTTTGATTGGTTTTTCTGTTCTAAATGAGCAACGTCCTTCCATTATAGTTTCTAATGTCATTACTGTTATTTCATCCGGTTATTAGAAATGAGGtgcctcgctgtgtgtgtgcgtgttttttgtttgttttgctttgttttattttgtttttgcagttttgtctgttttttgtatgttctgttaaaataacaaaaaattaattgatttgatttttgatttatttatttatttcaaacatgccataaataatgtaataaataaactgagacatacgcagagaaaaaaaaaaaagagagagagagagaaaaaaaaaaacaatattaataatCCAACAAATTAATAGAGTCCGACATGtccgaaataaaaaaaaaatgtttgaaaaaaaaactataactactgactttttaaaagtaacttgtcCATTTGACATCCCAGTTTACAATTCAGGACTGTGCTGTGCTCGGTGTAcaagttgaaaatgtgctggttgttgttttggtggggTGTTGTTGTACAATGTACACACTGCTTGATGAGGATGTGGTGCTtgattgttcaaaaaaaaagaaaaaaaaaacctaacctacccaacactgatgaagagtggACTGTTGGTCCGGACTGCATTAGAAAGGACTGTTCTTCCtcgtggccaccagggggcacagcaaaccaaagcagcccagcagtgactgtatgaagagcagctgcttccagctgatcagctcctggacagttcacctgtatggagcacagctcctccttcagggactgcttcctggacgcttgtccacgctgaccacagcaacaaccgctgctgggagcaactgaggctgagcacagagctcagcaggtaatcacattactcagagtattctgtgtttgtggagagtgagagttgccagaacactgagtggatgacacactgtgtttgtccttgtctttatttctgtttactggtcTAAAACTAATGTAAACTACTCTGATACAtaactttgtcttcactgtttcagtagtTAGAGGAAGTTACTGACTACATTTTATACAGGTAACTTGTAACTGTaccggattacatttttaacgtaaccctccaaaccctgctgaacacagAACAGAACGTCAACCAGGGGAAACAGTAGAACCTCAGATGAATCAAGAAAAGCTCAGGGGAAAAATagaacctcagaggaaacagtagaactcagctcagctccagcagttgaggtattttcatcctcagatctttgtggatttgaggtttttttctgacaacatgattttgttggagaccaatcagctgatctctggtttgaggaacaaactgaagccgcaggaaattaatctgctgttaaaccaggaaggaaagattcatttttttaaagtcagcaaaacatacctgagcaggtgagtttcagggtgCGAGAGGAGCTCCATGGTGAcacacagttccacagatcagatccagattgaACACACTGTGAGTGGATTCTCCATATAGATTGATATGACACATAGGTTGGTTgtaaagaaacagcagagccacagttcagatgttcacagacgagagctgctgtcttcagggaGAAGCCATCTTTCCGcacaggtctctgttcaccaagaactttcagctccagtcttcctgcacagcgactggctcctcccaccaacctgacctcatcccctgaacccagagcagagagagaagagagagaagatggagtgagagtgaagagaagagcagtggaagctgcagctcctcttctacctgagcaggtgagtccagcagctttaccaggtgagcagctgcttctagctgagcctgagcttctacagtccagcagagcagactcatggcctccacactggaactctgggctccacctgggagtctgcacgtctccatagagcgccccctgcaggactgaaggagccccgcagcccagctcccgacacaccacctgtgcatcctgcaggtccaggtctgcttcacacactgaggaccaggtctggtcagacgggttaggcttcacctgcagtctgcctgaacagcgactggatccattcagcagccgcaccccgtctgaacacaggacaggaggtcacTGCAGCTACAGCCTCAAGAAACATTGTACCTACAACCAGAAACACTGTAGCTACACTCTCACAGGACAGAAGACAGGATCAGAACACAAGACATGTTTTCACAACAGCTGTTTcctgacagtgaaactgaagaaaactgaGATGGAAatattttgtgtgcatgtgtacacacacacacacacacacacacacacacgctcagtcttgtatttctatccttgtggggaccgtccattgactcccattcatgtctagcccctaaccctgacccttaccctaaccctaacccacaccacaacaaagcctaaccctaaagaaatgtttttgcacttttacttttttcagtaacaacaacatggtcaagaaaacactgtttctcctacttaggaccggaaaaaggtccccacaaggcacgtcgttccacgttttgctatccttgtggggacatttggccccgacaaggatagaaatacaagaacacacacacacacacacacacacacacacacacacacacacacacacacacacacacacacacacacacactttcatctggtcctcttgttgttttgtgtctattCTTTATTTCACTCCTGCTGAGTCTTTATTTGATTCTCCTTTTGataaatgaatctgtttttttaacttgactccacagaaacatgaaagcctgtgtgtctgagctgctggtttatgtgaacagatggaaaataaaaaaccttgaatctttcctgactgagccatcctgatgtcatgttagaagctttctgtctgaactcaccatgtggagaacatgcagttaaTGAAACCTCACTGGTCTTACCTGAGCACCTGAGATTAATGGAAGAGGAAGAATCAGAGGACCAGAAGCAATTCTTCAAATCTGACAGAGGCTGGGAACATCCAGGGTCGACACTCCACACAGATCTGCTTGAGGACTCAGATGTTGTATTGATGGAAACAACAGAGCCACAGTCCAGATGTTCACAGACTGCAGTTGATAACTTCAGGTTCCAGCGATAGTCGTTCACTGGACTCCATTCTCCGAGgagtttcagctccagtccacctgaacagccagagcttcctcccaccaacctgacctcaccatcagcctctgagcaaagagcacaaagtcagcaagaacaaagattctctttctgtcttcatctctgaggactgtctttaccagctggacggtttctgtcttccagatggactcctgaggggagacagagacaaagtTCAGGACTCATCAGGTTTCAGTGATTCTcacttcccatcatgcagcTTGAGTTCAGAGTCGACATTCcagtgaaacatgtttgatctgaagatgagctgaaagtatgaagagtccagctcaggtcaggagcatccagactgggccagcagaggtcaaaggtcgagaATTAGATTATTTCTAAAAGCAAATCTAACAAAGTGAGTCTGACCTGAAGTCTTAAAGTGTGGGacagaaaactccacatttcaGTTTGGAATTGACACCGAGGCTCCGTTTTCACCACTTTTCAAGAGGAAACTCAtcgttgttgtttgtgtttgttgttgtcgtccGTCTCCTGAGCAGAGCAGAAGCCCTGTCCACCCGGccgtgctgtgcatgtgcagcagcagagtttccccAGTCCACCAGGAGACGCTGTCTCCTTTCCTGTCCTCTACCAGGAGACACAGCCCAGGGTTTTCAACAACTTCCACCCTGGAAGCCATTtccaaaaactgctgttttcagagaCTCCGAGCAtcattgtcatggaaacagaaaccccaaaacacagcTAGACtagtgttttattcatgaatgCAAAAGTTTTCCAAAACAGAAACTCCAGAACtatttgttgtgtaaacgggaccaGAGAAACTCAATCTGGGAATACGTCTGAAACCATGACGTGGTTCAGCTCTCAGGCAGGTTTTGGAGTCACAGCAGGTTCGTTTTGTGctggtttggggtttttctcagGACTGGGATGGTATCGATGTGACGatcagctgtctgtctctgcaaaCTGGTAAATtcccaaaagaaatgaaaacggCTGGAGTCATTCCACTGGACAGAACTGGAGACACCAGATCAATAAAACAGGCCCGTTTCTTTACTCCCAGTTTTCCAGAACACCAGAAAAAGTTTTCACTGGATGAATCtactgacaaacacaagctgctgtgtggaaGTCACCATGGATCCAGATCACAGAGATCCACATCACTGCATGAACAGAGTCCATGgagagaaccagcagctccacacacacagagaatgaAGCAGTTCCAGAATTAGGGCGACCAGATGTCCCGCTTTGTGCCAGACCATCCCACATTTTAAATACTTAAATACTAATTGTATCAAGGGCAAGTAAGGACAATATTCCAAAAAATatacaacttttattttctaaaagagtaGGAGTAGAGCATAATTTACCACATACACATACTTTTAAAGTTAGATGGGGAAATAATAAACGGAAAAGATTCTGTCCTTCAGTTCAAGGCGTAAAATTGTGGAACAAACTGGGAAGACACCTCAAGGAATGTCCAAATaggaaattatttaaaaagcaacttaaaaaaattacttttgaaaaatacacTAAGGAGAATGATTTTAGTTTATCAAAAAGGAAGTGTGTTATTAACTGTACTGAGAATATAAC
This region of Salarias fasciatus unplaced genomic scaffold, fSalaFa1.1, whole genome shotgun sequence genomic DNA includes:
- the LOC115384897 gene encoding scavenger receptor cysteine-rich type 1 protein M130-like — encoded protein: RLVGGSSGCSGGLELKLLGEWSPVNDYRWNLKIASDGVRLLNGSSRCSGRLQVKPNPSDQTWSSVCEADLDLQDAQVVCRELGCGAPSVLQGALYGDVQTPRWSPEFQCGGHESALLDCRSSGSARSSCSPGKAAGLTCSGDEVRLVGGASRCAGRLELKVLGEQRPVRKDGFSLKTAALVCEHLNCGSAVSLQPTYVSYQSIWRIHSQCVQSGSDLWNCVSPWSSSRTLKLTCSGQQGADRQTGRPGGR